AAGGTGAGAGCAGCCGTCAGGAGTCCCTGGACTACATCGAGAAGAACTGGACGGACATCCGCCCGAAGAGTCTGGTGGCCCAGTACACCTGATGCCCGGGGTGAATTCCTGAGGCTTCCCGGCAGTCGGAGCGCTCGTTCTCCGCGTATCTCCTGAAATACCGTCGGCGGCCCGCCGTGCCTGTGTGCACGGCGGGCCGCCGATTTTCTTTTCCGGCCCGCCGCCGGCCGCCGTCGCATTTCTCCGACTGCCCGCCTTACTGCCGCACCAACTTCCGTCCACGGCCTCCGCGCACTTCTATATTTCTCGTGCGGTACAAGGAATGGCGCCGGTTCAAGAAAGTGTCCGCCGGAGCAGAGACCCATATATCTTTTCGGAGAGCTTCCATGGCGCAGTCGCAGGGCGGGCTCACGGTTCTGGTGACCAGTACCCGATCCGACTCGCACAACTGGAACCTGGTCTTCCTTCAGCTTCTCGTCGAGGAGCTGGGGCACCGGGTGATCGGGCTCGGCCCCTGTGTGCCGGACGAGCTGCTGATCGAGCGGTGCCTGGCGCACCGCCCGGACCTGGTCGTGATGAGCAGCGTCAACGGCCACGGGTACCGCGACGGACTCGGTGCCATCGTCCGGCTGCGCCAGGAGCCGGGGCTCGCCGAGCTGCCGGTCGTCATCGGCGGCAAGCTCGGGGTGACCGGGGCGCCCGACACCGACAGTGCGCTGGAGCTGCTCGACGCGGGATTCACCGCCGTCTTCGACGACGGGAACGTGGCGGCCTTCCGGGAGTTCCTGGCGCTGCTGCCGGGCCGTACGCCGGCCGGCACGCGGCGGAACCGGGTGACGGCATGACGACCGCCGGGACCACGACGCGAACGCCGACCGCCCGCACCGCCGGTACCGGGGCGCGGACGGCGACCACCCGTACGGCAACCCCCGGGACGCCCGTCTCCTCCGGCGCGCCGGCCGTCGCCTCGCCCTTCGGCCGGTTCGTGGCCGAGTCCGCCGACGCGGGCCGGCTCGTGGTCCAGCCCCGGATGGGGTTCGGTGAATTCCCCCGGATGCGGCACGGCCTGGAGCGGACCAGGTCCGCGGCGGCCACCACCGTCGGGACCCTGACCATCGACAGCTACACCCGGCTGGGCGACCACGCGGCGGCCCGCCGGGCCCTGGACGACGGGGCCCGGCTCAACGGCTACCCGATCGTCAGCCACACCCGGGAGACCACCCGGGCGCTGCTCGACGGGGTGCACGACGCGTCCTTCCCGGTGCAGGTGCGCCACGGCTCCTCGCAGCCCCGGCACATCATCCGGGCGCTGGCCGGGGTGGGGCTCGACGCCACGGAGGGCGGCCCCGTCTCGTACTGCCTGCCCTACGGCCGTACACCCCTGCGGGAGTCGGTCCGCAACTGGGCGGACGCCTGCGAACTGCTGGCCGCCACGGTGCCCGCCCCGCATCTGGAGAGCTTCGGCGGCTGCATGCTCGGCCAGCTCTGCCCGCCGAGCCTGCTGGTCGCGATCAGCCTCCTCGAGGCGGTGTTCTTCACCCGGCACGGAATCGGCAGCGTCTCCATGAGCTACGCGCAGCAGACGCATCCGGGCCAGGACGAGGAGGCGGTCCTCGCGCTGCGCCGGCTGGCGGCGGAGTTCCTGCCGGCCGGGACCGACTGGCACATCGTCCTCTACACGTACATGGGCGTCTTCCCCGTCACCCCGCACGGGGCCCGGCGGCTGCTGGAGGAGTCCGCGCGCCTCGCGGTCCGCTCCGGGGCACGGCGTCTGATCGTCAAGACCGCGGCCGAGGCGCACCGTATCCCCACCGTCGACGAGAACGTCCAGTCGCTGGAGGCCGCGGCGCGCGCGGCGGCCGGGACCGCGTCGGGTCCGGCGGGACCGGGTCCCGCCGAGAGCGGGGTGTACGCGGAGGCGCGGGCCTTCGTCACGGCGGTGCTGGACCTCGGCGACGACCTCGGACGGTCGCTGACCACGGCGTTCGAGCGCGGTCATCTGGACATCCCGTTCTGTCTGCACCCGGACAACGCCGGCCGGTCCCGGAGCTTCGTGGACCCGGAGGGGCTGCTGCGCTGGTCGTCGGTGGGGTCGATGCCGATACGGCCCCGGGCCGCGCCCGGAGCGCGGACCGCCATGACCTCGGACCAGCTGATGTCCGCCCTGCACGGTGTCGCAAGGAGGTTCGACCACCAATGAGATCAGGAGACCTGATGCGCCCCACGGATGATGTCGGTACCCGGACTGATGTCGGTACCAGGACCGCCGACGCGCGGACGCCCGCCCCTCTCGGCGAGCACCTGCGCTCCCCGTCGCTGGGCGCCGCGATGCTGGTCCAGCAGGAAGCGCTGCACGCGGCGCGGGAGTTCCTGTGCTCGCGGGGCTTCGTCGAGCTGCTCCCGCCGCTCGTGGGGCCGGTCACCGACCCCGGCGGGCGCGGCGCGAAAGCGCTGGACGTCGACTACTACGGCGAGCCGTACAAGCTCATGACCAGCGCGATCCTCTACAAGCAGGCGTCTCTGCGCGGCTTCCCGAAGCTGTTCTACATCGCGCCGAACCTCCGGGTGGAACCCCCGGAGACCCGGCACACCGGACGGCACCTGGTGGAGTTCCACCAGATCGACGTCGAGATGGCCGGGGCGT
Above is a window of Streptomyces sp. NBC_01498 DNA encoding:
- a CDS encoding cobalamin B12-binding domain-containing protein, whose product is MAQSQGGLTVLVTSTRSDSHNWNLVFLQLLVEELGHRVIGLGPCVPDELLIERCLAHRPDLVVMSSVNGHGYRDGLGAIVRLRQEPGLAELPVVIGGKLGVTGAPDTDSALELLDAGFTAVFDDGNVAAFREFLALLPGRTPAGTRRNRVTA
- a CDS encoding methylaspartate mutase, with translation MTTAGTTTRTPTARTAGTGARTATTRTATPGTPVSSGAPAVASPFGRFVAESADAGRLVVQPRMGFGEFPRMRHGLERTRSAAATTVGTLTIDSYTRLGDHAAARRALDDGARLNGYPIVSHTRETTRALLDGVHDASFPVQVRHGSSQPRHIIRALAGVGLDATEGGPVSYCLPYGRTPLRESVRNWADACELLAATVPAPHLESFGGCMLGQLCPPSLLVAISLLEAVFFTRHGIGSVSMSYAQQTHPGQDEEAVLALRRLAAEFLPAGTDWHIVLYTYMGVFPVTPHGARRLLEESARLAVRSGARRLIVKTAAEAHRIPTVDENVQSLEAAARAAAGTASGPAGPGPAESGVYAEARAFVTAVLDLGDDLGRSLTTAFERGHLDIPFCLHPDNAGRSRSFVDPEGLLRWSSVGSMPIRPRAAPGARTAMTSDQLMSALHGVARRFDHQ